From Actinopolyspora lacussalsi, a single genomic window includes:
- a CDS encoding photosystem II stability/assembly factor-like uncharacterized protein (product_source=COG4447; cath_funfam=2.130.10.10; cleavage_site_network=SignalP-noTM; cog=COG4447; superfamily=110296), giving the protein MWRRLPVLLAATLLAAVPLTSPASTASSAEAEPAAHSEQYDWRNAQIGGGGFVPGIVFNRTEPGLVYARTDIGGAYRRDSGTDGRWVPLLDWVGQDNWGYNGVASLATDPVNPDRVYAAVGMYTNSWDPNNGAILRSKDRGESWKVTELPFKLGGNMPGRGMGERLAIDPNDNSVLYLGTPSGNGLWRSTDHGKTWSEVGNFPNPGNYVADPSDTTGLYSDNQGVSWVAFDRGSGSGGSPTNDIYVGVADKQNTIYRSTDAGATWERVPNQPTGHLAHKAVIDSRNGYLYMATSDTGGPYDGSSGDVWKLDTETGAWTRVSPVPSTSSDNYYGYSGLTIDRQNPDTLMVATQVSWYPDVILFRSTDGGQNWSRIWDWGAYPNRELNYEMDISSVPWLTFGTEQPAPPETSPKLGWMTESVEIDPFDSDRMLYGTGATIYGTDNLTEWDKGNKITIEPRVAGLEETAVFDLISPPGGAPVLSALGDLGGFRHERLDEIPDTIYENPVFTSTTSMDYAGTSPDTIVRVGEFDKSSRPDDSRVAFSDDGGKSWFQNTEPSGVTGGGTVAAAADGSGFVWSPEGTGVHYTTDQGASWQSASGIPDGARVESDRVDPDKFYGFHQGTFYVSTDGGATFTASSASELPTGSGYFKAVPGRAGEIWLTGEGGLWHSTDSGESFSRISGVAGSDNIGFGKSAPGSDYPAMYSIATIDGVTGVFRSDDAGQSWTRINDDQHQYGNIGDAITGDPDVYGRVYLGTNGRGVIYADPSN; this is encoded by the coding sequence ATGTGGCGACGGTTACCCGTACTGCTGGCGGCCACGCTGTTGGCTGCCGTGCCGCTCACGAGCCCGGCGAGCACGGCATCCTCGGCGGAGGCCGAGCCCGCGGCCCACAGTGAACAGTACGACTGGCGCAACGCACAGATCGGCGGTGGCGGATTCGTCCCGGGGATCGTGTTCAACCGGACCGAGCCGGGACTGGTCTACGCGAGAACCGACATCGGTGGTGCCTACCGACGTGACTCCGGTACCGACGGTCGCTGGGTACCCCTGCTGGACTGGGTGGGTCAGGACAACTGGGGTTACAACGGTGTGGCGAGCCTGGCGACCGACCCGGTGAACCCGGACCGCGTCTACGCCGCCGTCGGCATGTACACCAACAGCTGGGACCCCAACAACGGCGCCATCCTGCGCTCGAAGGACCGTGGCGAGAGCTGGAAGGTCACCGAACTGCCGTTCAAACTCGGCGGGAACATGCCCGGCCGCGGCATGGGAGAACGGCTGGCGATCGATCCCAACGACAACAGCGTGCTCTACCTGGGCACCCCCAGCGGAAACGGTCTGTGGCGCAGCACCGACCACGGCAAGACCTGGTCCGAGGTGGGGAACTTCCCGAATCCCGGCAACTACGTCGCCGACCCGAGCGACACCACCGGACTGTACTCGGACAACCAGGGGGTCAGCTGGGTCGCCTTCGACCGCGGCAGCGGATCCGGCGGTTCCCCCACCAACGACATCTACGTCGGGGTGGCCGACAAGCAGAACACGATCTACCGCAGCACCGACGCCGGAGCCACCTGGGAACGTGTTCCGAACCAGCCGACCGGTCACCTCGCCCACAAGGCAGTGATCGACAGCCGGAACGGCTACCTCTACATGGCCACCAGCGACACGGGCGGCCCGTACGACGGCAGCTCGGGCGACGTGTGGAAACTCGACACCGAAACCGGTGCGTGGACCCGGGTAAGCCCGGTGCCGTCGACCAGCTCCGACAACTACTACGGCTACAGCGGGCTGACCATCGACCGGCAGAACCCGGACACGCTCATGGTCGCCACCCAGGTCTCGTGGTATCCGGACGTGATCCTCTTCCGCAGTACCGACGGCGGCCAGAACTGGAGCCGCATCTGGGACTGGGGCGCCTATCCGAACCGGGAACTGAACTACGAGATGGACATCTCCTCGGTTCCCTGGCTGACCTTCGGAACCGAGCAACCCGCCCCGCCGGAGACCTCGCCGAAGCTCGGTTGGATGACCGAATCGGTGGAGATAGACCCGTTCGACTCCGATCGGATGCTCTACGGCACCGGCGCCACGATCTACGGGACCGACAACCTCACCGAGTGGGACAAGGGAAACAAGATCACTATCGAACCGCGGGTGGCGGGACTGGAGGAGACCGCGGTGTTCGACCTGATCAGCCCACCGGGCGGCGCTCCGGTGCTGTCCGCCCTCGGTGACCTCGGTGGTTTCCGGCACGAGCGGCTGGACGAGATCCCGGACACGATTTACGAGAATCCCGTCTTCACCAGTACCACGAGCATGGACTACGCGGGCACCTCGCCCGACACGATCGTCCGGGTGGGTGAGTTCGACAAGTCGAGCAGGCCCGATGACAGCCGGGTGGCGTTCTCCGACGACGGTGGGAAGAGCTGGTTCCAGAACACCGAACCCTCCGGTGTCACGGGCGGCGGCACCGTCGCGGCCGCCGCGGACGGCAGCGGCTTCGTATGGAGTCCGGAAGGTACCGGGGTGCACTACACGACCGACCAGGGCGCGAGCTGGCAGTCCGCCAGCGGTATTCCCGATGGTGCGCGCGTGGAGTCCGACCGCGTCGACCCGGACAAGTTCTACGGTTTCCACCAGGGAACCTTCTACGTCAGCACAGACGGCGGGGCCACCTTCACGGCTTCGTCCGCTTCCGAGCTCCCGACCGGCAGCGGTTACTTCAAGGCCGTTCCCGGACGCGCAGGCGAGATCTGGCTGACCGGCGAAGGCGGACTCTGGCACTCGACCGACTCGGGAGAGTCCTTCAGCAGGATCTCCGGAGTGGCCGGTTCCGACAACATCGGATTCGGCAAGTCCGCGCCGGGAAGCGACTATCCCGCCATGTACTCGATCGCCACGATCGATGGAGTGACCGGTGTCTTCCGTTCCGACGACGCCGGACAGAGCTGGACTCGCATCAACGACGACCAGCATCAGTACGGCAACATCGGCGACGCCATCACCGGTGATCCCGATGTCTACGGGCGGGTCTACCTCGGCACCAACGGACGAGGCGTTATCTACGCCGACCCCTCGAACTAG
- a CDS encoding urease subunit alpha (product_source=KO:K01428; cath_funfam=2.30.40.10,3.20.20.140; cog=COG0804; ko=KO:K01428; pfam=PF00449,PF01979; superfamily=51338,51556; tigrfam=TIGR01792), with amino-acid sequence MTDHSDPKEIDRERYLELFGPTTGDRIRLADTDLLVEVTEDLATGPHGSGEEAVFGGGKVVRESMGQSTATRAEGAPDLVITGAVILDHWGVVKADVAVRDGRIVGIGKAGNPDTADGVDPAMVIGPATEIVAGNGRILTAGAIDCHVHFICPQEIEAALASGVTTLIGGGTGPAEGSKATTVTPGEWNLSRMLLALETAPVNTLLLGKGNTASQEALTEQLRGGAGGLKLHEDWGATPSAIDAALRAADRSGVQVAIHTDTLNEAGFLESTLDSVAGRSINAYHAEGAGGGHAPDIIKVAGHSHVLPSSTNPTRPHTVNTIDEHLDMLMVCHHLNPSVPEDLAFAESRIRPTTIAAEDVLHDLGAISMIGSDAQAMGRIGEVVTRTWQTAHVMKRGRGALPGDDAADNRRARRYIAKYTVNPAIAHGIDGSVGSVEVGKLADIVLWEPKFFGVRPHAVFKSGFAVRAAMGDANASIPTPQPVLSRPMFGAEPRAAAAGSVSFVAPETLGTGLAERLGLRRELVGTSDTRAVTKRDMRHNEATPDVRIDPDSFAVRVDGELVEPQPVSEVPMAQRYFLF; translated from the coding sequence ATGACTGACCACAGCGATCCCAAGGAGATCGACCGGGAGCGCTATCTGGAACTGTTCGGGCCCACCACCGGTGACCGGATCCGGCTCGCCGACACCGACCTGCTCGTGGAGGTCACCGAGGACTTGGCCACCGGTCCGCACGGATCCGGCGAGGAGGCCGTGTTCGGCGGTGGCAAGGTCGTGCGCGAGTCCATGGGGCAGTCGACCGCCACCAGGGCCGAAGGGGCACCGGACCTGGTCATCACCGGAGCGGTGATCCTCGACCACTGGGGTGTGGTCAAAGCCGACGTGGCCGTGCGTGACGGGCGGATCGTCGGCATCGGCAAGGCGGGAAACCCGGACACCGCCGACGGGGTCGATCCCGCGATGGTGATCGGCCCGGCGACCGAGATCGTCGCGGGCAACGGCAGGATTCTCACCGCCGGCGCCATCGACTGCCACGTGCACTTCATCTGCCCGCAGGAGATCGAGGCCGCGCTGGCTTCCGGCGTCACCACCCTCATCGGAGGTGGCACCGGCCCGGCCGAGGGGTCCAAGGCCACCACGGTCACGCCCGGCGAGTGGAACCTCTCCCGGATGCTGCTCGCGCTGGAGACAGCGCCGGTGAACACCCTGCTGCTGGGCAAGGGGAACACCGCGAGCCAGGAGGCGCTGACCGAGCAGTTGCGTGGCGGTGCCGGGGGGCTCAAGCTGCACGAGGACTGGGGCGCGACTCCCTCGGCCATCGACGCCGCGCTGCGCGCCGCCGACCGCAGTGGTGTCCAGGTCGCGATCCACACCGACACGCTCAACGAGGCGGGCTTTCTGGAGTCCACTCTGGATTCCGTGGCGGGCAGGTCGATCAACGCCTACCACGCGGAGGGAGCCGGCGGCGGGCACGCGCCGGACATCATCAAGGTGGCGGGCCACTCCCACGTGCTGCCCTCCTCGACCAATCCGACCAGGCCGCACACGGTCAACACCATCGACGAGCACCTGGACATGTTGATGGTCTGCCACCACCTGAACCCCTCGGTCCCGGAAGACCTGGCCTTCGCGGAGAGCCGCATCCGCCCGACCACCATCGCGGCCGAGGACGTGCTGCACGACCTCGGCGCGATCTCCATGATCGGTTCGGACGCGCAGGCCATGGGCCGGATCGGCGAGGTGGTAACCCGCACTTGGCAGACGGCGCACGTCATGAAACGCGGCAGGGGAGCGCTGCCGGGCGACGACGCCGCGGACAACCGACGCGCCCGCCGCTACATCGCCAAGTACACCGTCAACCCGGCGATCGCGCACGGCATCGACGGCTCCGTCGGATCCGTCGAGGTGGGCAAGCTCGCCGACATCGTGCTGTGGGAGCCGAAGTTCTTCGGAGTCCGACCGCACGCGGTGTTCAAGAGTGGATTCGCGGTGCGGGCCGCGATGGGCGACGCCAACGCCTCCATCCCCACACCGCAGCCGGTGCTGTCCCGCCCGATGTTCGGTGCCGAACCGCGCGCGGCGGCAGCGGGATCGGTGTCATTCGTGGCCCCCGAGACGCTCGGGACGGGGCTGGCGGAACGGTTGGGGCTGCGTCGAGAGCTCGTCGGGACCTCCGACACGCGTGCTGTGACGAAGCGGGACAT
- a CDS encoding glucose/arabinose dehydrogenase (product_source=COG2133; cath_funfam=2.120.10.30; cleavage_site_network=SignalP-noTM; cog=COG2133; pfam=PF07995; smart=SM00564; superfamily=50952), giving the protein MRRRTGTILLSLVLSTVTLGAPAVAESPTGTTGATTARAQRPALTDLDVTATRVDTERLRRPTDITSASDGTGRMLIAEKPGTVRAYDPASGTMEQPVLDITNRVENAGNEQGLLGIVPSPEDTGNNTLYAAYTRSSDAAVTLSRFSLAADDPAASEEVLLSQPHAEHTNHNGGDIAFGPDGFLYMGIGDGGGAGDPLRSGQDLGTLLGKVLRIDVSRKCGDLPYCVPPDNPYAHTPGARDEIWSYGLRNPWRISFDPEGRSLWIADVGQGSLEEVNRIPQGVRDQNFGWSCMEGTEQFAPDRCDPSADYVEPVFTYQTSVEGCAVIGGRVYRGERYSDVADGTYLAADYCSANVWGIRSDDGGHTYQSAKLGKLPIQVTAFGADSSGELYVVNDLPGMLYRLSFSTDS; this is encoded by the coding sequence ATGCGACGAAGAACCGGCACGATACTCCTGTCACTGGTCCTGAGCACGGTAACCCTGGGCGCACCGGCCGTGGCGGAATCCCCCACCGGAACCACCGGGGCCACCACCGCCCGAGCTCAGCGACCGGCGCTGACGGACCTGGACGTCACGGCCACGCGGGTGGACACGGAGCGACTGCGACGTCCCACCGACATCACGTCCGCTTCGGACGGCACCGGCCGAATGCTCATAGCCGAGAAACCGGGCACGGTACGCGCCTACGACCCCGCGAGCGGCACGATGGAGCAACCGGTACTCGACATAACGAACCGGGTGGAGAACGCGGGCAACGAGCAGGGGTTGCTCGGTATAGTTCCCTCCCCCGAGGACACCGGGAACAACACCCTCTACGCCGCCTACACCCGGTCCTCCGACGCCGCCGTGACCCTGTCACGGTTCTCGCTGGCGGCGGACGACCCGGCCGCCTCCGAGGAAGTCCTGCTCAGCCAACCACACGCCGAGCACACCAACCACAACGGTGGCGACATCGCCTTCGGTCCGGACGGGTTTCTCTACATGGGAATCGGCGACGGCGGAGGCGCGGGGGACCCGCTGCGCAGCGGACAGGACCTCGGCACGCTGTTGGGCAAGGTGCTGCGGATCGACGTCAGCAGGAAGTGCGGTGATCTGCCGTACTGCGTACCGCCGGACAACCCTTACGCGCACACTCCCGGAGCGCGTGACGAGATCTGGAGTTACGGACTGCGCAATCCGTGGCGGATCTCCTTCGACCCGGAGGGCAGATCGCTGTGGATCGCCGATGTCGGGCAGGGTTCCCTCGAGGAGGTGAACCGGATCCCGCAAGGAGTGCGCGATCAGAACTTCGGCTGGTCCTGCATGGAGGGGACGGAGCAATTCGCCCCGGACCGGTGCGACCCGTCCGCCGACTACGTGGAGCCGGTGTTCACCTACCAGACCTCGGTGGAGGGTTGCGCCGTGATCGGCGGACGGGTCTACCGGGGAGAGCGGTACTCGGACGTCGCGGACGGCACCTACCTGGCGGCGGACTACTGCTCGGCCAACGTGTGGGGCATCCGCAGCGACGACGGCGGACACACCTATCAGAGCGCCAAGCTCGGGAAACTGCCCATCCAGGTCACCGCCTTCGGAGCGGACAGCTCCGGCGAGCTGTACGTGGTCAACGACCTGCCCGGCATGCTGTACCGGCTGTCCTTCTCCACGGACTCCTGA
- a CDS encoding urease subunit beta (product_source=KO:K01429; cath_funfam=2.10.150.10; cog=COG0832; ko=KO:K01429; pfam=PF00699; superfamily=51278; tigrfam=TIGR00192) — protein sequence MYPGEIIPAAEPVPLNPGRPRVRLTVRNLADRPVQVGSHYHFAVANPGLEFDRDAAWGQRLDIAAGTAVRFEPGIEREVELVPIGGARTVPGLRTEFAGSLDSASFDAARLDPIPLDPGRFRNGGSEPEDPERSGKDPHD from the coding sequence GTGTATCCCGGAGAGATCATTCCCGCCGCCGAGCCCGTGCCTCTCAATCCGGGACGGCCTCGGGTGCGGCTGACCGTCCGCAACCTTGCCGACCGGCCGGTGCAGGTCGGTTCGCACTACCACTTCGCCGTGGCCAACCCGGGGCTCGAGTTCGACCGGGACGCCGCATGGGGGCAGCGGCTGGACATCGCCGCGGGCACCGCGGTGCGTTTCGAACCGGGGATCGAACGTGAGGTCGAGCTGGTCCCGATCGGTGGTGCGCGCACCGTGCCGGGGCTTCGTACCGAGTTCGCGGGCTCCCTCGACTCCGCGTCTTTCGATGCCGCCCGCCTCGATCCCATCCCTCTCGATCCCGGCCGTTTCCGAAACGGCGGCTCCGAGCCCGAGGATCCGGAGCGATCCGGAAAGGACCCGCATGACTGA
- a CDS encoding NTE family protein (product_source=KO:K07001; cog=COG1752; ko=KO:K07001; pfam=PF01734; superfamily=52151) — translation MTIGRETTRTTAWVLPGGSTFGAVQAGLISALFEGGITPDMLVGTSAGALNSAWLAADPTSRGAERLRELWTGMRRRDVFPVDPLRILAGKLGMSNHLMSNRGLATWLRRTLPFRTLEEARLPLTVTTTDVDTSEAVFLESGPALPALVASCAIPGVFPPVEVAGRSLIDGGPAAFMPISRAVARGAERVYVLPCSGTRSLESDEARFGVLPPPRRPAGSISGINGAALSAAMFAASTLDMQLNAAHCELYVLPSPKVERLSPYSFRHSAALIDWAWRTARDWLPTARPVPVAPVDIAGEARAPGGMLEITDS, via the coding sequence GTGACTATCGGGAGGGAAACGACGAGAACCACCGCGTGGGTGCTGCCGGGAGGGTCCACGTTCGGCGCGGTGCAGGCAGGTCTGATCAGCGCACTGTTCGAGGGCGGTATCACCCCCGACATGCTGGTCGGCACCTCGGCCGGGGCGCTGAACTCGGCCTGGCTGGCAGCGGACCCGACCTCGCGCGGGGCCGAGCGGCTTAGGGAACTGTGGACGGGGATGCGGCGCCGCGACGTGTTTCCCGTCGACCCGCTGCGCATCCTGGCGGGCAAGCTGGGGATGTCGAACCACCTGATGAGCAATCGCGGTCTGGCGACGTGGTTGCGCCGAACCCTGCCCTTTCGGACGTTGGAGGAGGCGCGGTTGCCGCTCACGGTCACCACGACCGATGTGGACACCAGTGAGGCGGTGTTCCTGGAAAGCGGCCCTGCGTTGCCCGCACTGGTGGCCTCGTGCGCCATTCCCGGCGTGTTCCCGCCCGTCGAGGTGGCGGGACGTTCGCTCATCGACGGTGGTCCGGCGGCGTTCATGCCGATCAGCCGTGCGGTGGCGCGGGGCGCGGAACGCGTGTACGTGCTGCCCTGCAGCGGAACCCGTTCCCTGGAGTCGGACGAGGCGCGGTTCGGGGTACTGCCGCCACCGAGGCGACCTGCCGGGTCGATCAGCGGTATCAACGGTGCCGCGCTGAGCGCGGCCATGTTCGCGGCCTCGACACTGGACATGCAGCTCAACGCGGCGCACTGCGAACTCTACGTGCTGCCCTCGCCGAAGGTGGAGCGGCTTTCGCCCTACTCGTTCCGCCACTCGGCCGCGCTGATCGACTGGGCCTGGCGCACGGCGCGCGACTGGTTGCCCACCGCGCGACCCGTTCCCGTGGCTCCGGTGGACATCGCGGGAGAGGCCCGTGCGCCTGGTGGGATGCTCGAAATCACCGATTCGTGA
- a CDS encoding urease subunit gamma (product_source=KO:K01430; cath_funfam=3.30.280.10; cog=COG0831; ko=KO:K01430; pfam=PF00547; superfamily=54111; tigrfam=TIGR00193), producing MHLAPQERDKLLVYVAAQLARSRLERGLRMNHPEAIALITDHVAEGAREGRSVSELMSSGRHVLTREQVMEGVAEMIDDVQVEATFPDGTKLVTVHSPIQ from the coding sequence ATGCACCTGGCACCGCAGGAACGTGACAAGCTGCTCGTCTACGTCGCGGCCCAGCTCGCCCGCAGCAGGTTGGAACGCGGGCTGCGGATGAACCATCCCGAGGCGATCGCGTTGATCACCGATCACGTGGCCGAGGGAGCGCGTGAGGGGCGCAGCGTCTCCGAACTGATGTCCAGTGGCCGACACGTGTTGACCAGGGAGCAGGTCATGGAGGGTGTGGCCGAGATGATCGACGACGTCCAGGTGGAGGCCACGTTCCCGGACGGGACCAAGCTCGTCACGGTGCACTCGCCGATCCAGTAG